The genome window TACTCGTTGACCATATTTTTTAACCAAACCTTCAGTACGCAAAACCATCATATCTTCACTATGAGGTGTTTGTTCAATATTTTTTTCTGTTTGAGACATCGTATTTGTTTTTATTATGCGAAATTAAACAAAATTGGATTACTACAAAATAATATATGTTATAAATATTCTAAAAAGAATAGATATATTCACTTTATGAACTATAGTTATAATATTTTTTATAAATTTGCCAATGAATATATTTGAAGATTATATAAAATGAAACTTCTAAACATTTTTATTTTTGACAACCTTGCTAAATTTGGGCGATATATTATGTTGCTCGGCAAAGTGTTTACTAAACCTGATAAATGGAAAGTTTTTTTTAAACGTTATGTAGATGAGGTTTATAAACTTGGTTACGATTCTATTGCAATAGTATTTACCATTTCAATATTTATTGGTGCCGTTATATCGATACAAACACAAAAGAATATAACCTCACCATTTATACCTTCTTATACTATTGGTATGCTTACTCGCGAAACTATTCTATTAGAGTTCTCGTCAACAATTATGGCTCTTATCCTTGCAGGAAAGGTTGGTTCAAGTATATCTTCCGAGATTGGCACTATGAGAGTTACAGAACAAATTGATGCTCTTGAAATTATGGGAGTAAACTCTGCAAACTTTTTAATTCTGCCCAAAATTATAGCATTAGTAACATTTATTCCTGTTTTGGTTGTTATCAGTATGGTAACAGGTTTGGTTGGTGGTTATTTAGTTGGTGTATTTACAGATATGTTCTCTCCTGCCAAGTATATTTATGGATTACAAGCATATTTCCAAGAGTTCTATATATGGTATTCTATAATTAAGTCGCTATTTTTTGCGTTTATAATCTCAACGGTAGCTTCGTTCTATGGATATACCGTTAAAGGTGGTGCTACAGAGGTTGGAAAAGCAAGTACAGATGCAGTTGTTGTAAGCAGCGTAAGCATATTGTTATTAGATGTTTTACTTACTAAAATATTATTGTAATGATAGAGGTTAGAAATATTATAAAGTCTTTTGAAGGCAAAGAAATTCTGCATGATATATCTACTACATTTTACGCAGGTAAAACAAATCTTATTATAGGTCAGAGTGGATCAGGTAAGACAGTTCTTATGAAATCAATTGTAGGATTACTCCGCCCAGACAGTGGAGAGATATT of Bacteroidales bacterium contains these proteins:
- a CDS encoding ABC transporter permease; amino-acid sequence: MKLLNIFIFDNLAKFGRYIMLLGKVFTKPDKWKVFFKRYVDEVYKLGYDSIAIVFTISIFIGAVISIQTQKNITSPFIPSYTIGMLTRETILLEFSSTIMALILAGKVGSSISSEIGTMRVTEQIDALEIMGVNSANFLILPKIIALVTFIPVLVVISMVTGLVGGYLVGVFTDMFSPAKYIYGLQAYFQEFYIWYSIIKSLFFAFIISTVASFYGYTVKGGATEVGKASTDAVVVSSVSILLLDVLLTKILL